The Elaeis guineensis isolate ETL-2024a chromosome 13, EG11, whole genome shotgun sequence genome includes a region encoding these proteins:
- the LOC105056696 gene encoding protein WHAT'S THIS FACTOR 1 homolog, chloroplastic translates to MAGTPAFGFKKLTNKIGEGFLIPAGNMLRKSTGFSFDWFFMASQKRTMTKSRRVQDRSKKKRVHDLEIATERWKVLSKVLAVMEALKREPEQVIPLKRLEQYRQQINLSKPHKVAHFVRKSPKLFELYRDKKGVIWCGLTKEAEDLVEEEARLLEEHSEKAVEHVTRLLMMSVDKRLPVDKITHFRRDFGLPYDFRNRWIHMFPDHFKVVRIEDAEYLQLVSWSPAWAVTELEKKAMATGTISDIPPEPGVFFLPFPMKFPPNYKKLFRYGGKIEHFQKRLYLSPYADAKGLSPGSQEFDKRAVAIMHEILSFTIEKRLVTDHLTHFRREFVMPQKLMRLLLKHFGIFYVSERGKRLSVFLTEAYEGSELIDKCPLVLWKEKVLRLTGYRGKRKRIKSFNEFSDVEGAVFDGDFDNQSTFMNVEDDEIEGTIDDASLADDCEMKLGELYDSYKD, encoded by the coding sequence ATGGCAGGTACTCCGGCTTTTGGTTTTAAAAAGTTAACAAACAAAATCGGTGAAGGGTTTCTGATTCCTGCTGGTAACATGTTGAGAAAAAGCACTGGGTTTTCTTTTGATTGGTTCTTCATGGCCTCACAAAAGCGCACGATGACAAAGAGTAGAAGGGTGCAAGATCGCAGCAAGAAGAAGAGGGTGCATGATCTTGAGATAGCCACAGAGCGGTGGAAGGTCCTTTCAAAAGTATTAGCTGTGATGGAGGCATTGAAGAGAGAACCTGAACAAGTGATACCACTTAAACGATTGGAGCAGTATCGGCAGCAGATTAATCTGAGTAAGCCACATAAGGTTGCACATTTTGTCCGCAAGTCCCCAAAGCTATTTGAGCTGTACAGGGACAAGAAGGGAGTGATATGGTGTGGGCTAACTAAGGAAGCAGAGGATCTTGTGGAAGAAGAGGCTAGGCTATTGGAAGAGCATTCAGAGAAAGCTGTTGAGCATGTTACAAGGTTGTTGATGATGTCAGTGGATAAGAGGCTTCCAGTTGATAAAATTACGCATTTTAGACGAGATTTTGGCCTTCCTTATGATTTCAGAAACAGATGGATCCATATGTTTCCAGATCACTTCAAGGTTGTAAGAATTGAGGATGCTGAGTATTTGCAGCTTGTTTCTTGGAGTCCCGCTTGGGCTGTTACAGAGCTAGAGAAAAAAGCTATGGCAACAGGAACAATCTCTGATATTCCTCCTGAACCTGgagtttttttccttcctttcccAATGAAATTTCCTCCGAATTACAAGAAGCTCTTTAGATATGGTGGTAAAATTGAGCATTTTCAGAAGAGGTTATACTTGTCTCCATATGCTGATGCTAAAGGGCTCTCACCTGGCTCACAAGAGTTTGATAAGAGGGCTGTGGCAATCATGCATGAGATATTGAGCTTTACGATTGAAAAGCGGCTTGTTACAGACCACCTCACACACTTTCGACGTGAATTTGTAATGCCTCAGAAGCTAATGAGGCTTCTTTTGAAGCACTTTGGCATATTTTATGTATCCGAAAGAGGGAAGCGTCTCAGTGTTTTTCTGACAGAAGCATATGAAGGTTCTGAGTTGATTGATAAATGCCCCTTGGTTCTCTGGAAGGAGAAGGTCCTGAGGCTTACTGGTTACagaggaaagagaaagagaatcAAGAGTTTTAATGAGTTCTCTGATGTTGAGGGTGCTGTATTTGACGGTGACTTTGATAATCAAAGTACATTTATGAATGTCGAGGATGATGAGATTGAGGGTACCATAGATGATGCTTCCCTTGCAGATGATTGTGAGATGAAGTTAGGAGAGCTATATGATTCTTATAAAGATTGA